CTGAGCAAAGAAAATCGATACGCCATCGTAGAGGCGGGACTCACAAACCTGGAACTGCAGAACGAGGCACACAAACTGGGCCTTTTTTATCCCCCCGATCCGGCATCATGGGCTGTCAGCACAATGGGGGGAAACGTGGGAGAAAATGCCGGTGGGCCGCGGGGCGTCAAGTATGGCGTTACACGGGACTGGATCCTGGGCCTCAAGATCGTTCTCGCCGACGGCAGGATCATAAACACCGGGGGGATCACCGCGAAAAACGTAACGGGGGTGGATATGACCTCTCTCTTCTGCGGTTCTGAGGGTCTTCTCGGAATTGTGTCGGAGATAACGGTCAAGCTCCTTCCCATCCCTCCGTTCAGACAGAGCATACAGGCATTTTTCCCCCGGATAGACGGGGCCAGCGGAACGGTGACACGTATCATCGGTTCCGGGATCGTGCCGGTGGCCCTGGAACTTATGGACTCCGTCGTTATAAATATGGTCGAAGATTCAAAGAAGATCGGCCTTCCAAGGAATGTCCAAGGCGTCCTCCTTATCATGGTCGATGGTCCCGAATCGGAATGCCGGAGACAAAGTTCCATGATCGAGGAGATCTGTATCGATCAAGGGGCATCCCACGTTGATGTGGCAGGGACCGCCGATGAGGAAGAGGCGCTGTGGGTTGCCAGAAGAGCGGCCTTCGGAGTGATGTCGCAGAAGTTGCCGAATTGCATCCTCGAAGACGTCACGGTGCCTGTCAGCAGATTACCGGAAATGATAAAGGGAATTATAAAGATCGGTGAAACATACGATCTCACAATAGGAGTTCTGGCCCATGCAGGGGACGGAAATACCCATCCGATGATAGTGACCGACAAGAGAGATACGGATGAATGGGAACGGGTGGAAAAGGCCGTATCTGATATTTTTCACCTTGCCGTCGATCTCGGGGGCACCCTCTCGGGAGAGCATGGTATCGGTCTATCGAAAAAACCCTTCATGCATCTGATCTATAATGAACACGAGTTTCAACTTCTTCGTGAACTGAAACAGATATTGGACCCGAAGGGAATCCTCAATCCCGGCAAGATAACGGATTGAAATACATCATGTGACAGATGGCAGCAGCCAGGGACGGACTGAAGACACTTACTGTTTTCAGCCAGACAATGTAACGACAGGACGAGTAATTTTGGACAAGCCAAAACCCCTTCTCAGCGCAGGAACGAAGGAGCACGTATATCACTGCGCGAAATGCGGACTCTGTCTTGAGGTGTGTCCGGTGTACAGGGAACTGCTCGTAGAATCGGCAAGTCCCCGCGGGAAGGTCCAGCTGGCAAAACACATCATAGAGGGAAACCTTGATATCACACGGCACATGAGCGAGATCCTCTTTTCTCAATGTCTTCTGTGCGGATCATGTGTAGCCGCATGTCCAAGCGGTGTTGATCAGGCGGCCCTTTTCTCCGGTTTGCGCTGGAGGGCAACGGAGCGACACGGCATTCCCCTGGTAAAAAAGTTGTTTTTCTACGTTCTGGCACACAAATGGATAATGTCATCATCCGCCTGGTTCGGACGGTGGGCCAGAAAAATATTCAGCGGCCTGAAGATCGAAGATCACATTCTGCTGGGGAACCTTTCCCTGGCCGGTGTACCGCCCTTTAACAAAACCTTTTTCAATGATGAGACACCTGAGGTCGTTTCAGCTTCCGGCGGACGAAAAGGAAGGGTCCTCTACTTCCATGGATGTGCCACAAACTATGTTTTTGCCGACATCGGACATTCGGTGGTTTCCGTCCTCAGCCGCATGGGTCTGGACGTTACCGTGCCAAAAGGCCAGTCCTGTTGCGGCCTCCCTGTTTTTCTTTCCGGGGACAGGAAGACATCTCTCAAATGCATGGAGGAAAATCTCACACTTTTCGCCAGGGATGAATTCGATGCGGTTATTGTGGACTGCGCCACCTGCGGTTCGGCCCTGAGAAAAGAATATCCTCACATACTGAGAGAGTTGCGGGACCTTGGCGAGCCCATCGGAGCGGATATGATCGAGAAGGCGGAGCTCCTTGCCTCAAAAGTTCGAGACGTTTCCGAGTTCGTAGCAGAACATATGCACTGGCTGCCCGAAATGGAGCACAGGGGCCCGGAGGTCCGCGTCACCTATCACGATCCCTGTCATCTGCTCAAAGGACAGGGTGTCGGCAGTGAACCGCGGAAAATACTCAGGGCGATCCCGGGTATCAAGTTTGTGGAAATGAACGAAGCGGGTACCTGCTGCGGAGGCGGCGGTGAGTTCCAGATAGAGCATGGTGAAACATCGGCCTTGATAACGGAGAGAAAACTCGGGAACATTTATGATGTACAGGCTGAGGTTGTCGCCACGGGATGCCCCGGGTGCAACATAACGATCGGTGCCCATCTCGACAAAACCAAGGGGATACAGGTCATGCATCCCCTGCAGCTTCTGCAAAGGGCTCTTCCTGACAAAAAATAAAACGGCCCCTCGACACAAGTGATGAACGGCAGGTCCTTTTCAGCCGGATGCAAAGAGGGCCCTGTTGTTTCCATTAAAAATCGGGCAGTGAGGCCTCGGTCTCTTCCTCGGGCAGAGGGACAACGATCACCGGCCTGTGTGACCGGTGCAGTACTCTCTCCGCGACGCTTCCCAACAGCGTATGACCGATGAACCCTTTTCCGTGGGTCCCCATCACGATCACGTCACAGTCGTATTTTTTCGCCTTCGACAGGATCTCGTCAACAGGGTATCCTTCCAGCACGTCAATGTTAACATGTTTATTTATTACTTCCGGGTGATCTCTCAACTCTCTGTCGCGGAAGGCCGCCAGTCTTTTCCTGGTCCGCTCGATCGACTTGGCCAGGATCTTGGCATGATGCTTTTCGTCCTTCTTCACGAGGTAATACTCTACAAAAGCCTCGTGAGACGGCGGCAGTTTTTCGATAACATGCAGAAGGTATATCTCGGCATCATGATTTTTCGCCAGGTCCACCGCATAGCGGAAGGCATAAGCAGCGTTCTTTGAAAGGTCTGTTGCATAGAGAATTCTCTTGATTTTAAGGGGCATAAGATTTCTCCTTTCTCTTTCCGTCGAAGGGTAAAACCTGATTACGGGACGTATCGATACGAGTACGCATTAAATTTCAATATCACTCAGTTCTCAGGTTTTAAAGCTTTTTGTGCTTCTTCCCTGCTCTCATACATATGGGGTATCAATTTTTTCTCCGCGAGGGCTTCACCGATCTTCATCCGGGCAAAGGCGCTGGAAGAATAGCGCGTCGTATGAATATACAGATCTTCCACGACCCCCTTTACCATCTCCGAATATTCATCTATAAGATCCGGCAGGATATTGAAGTTGTCATAATTGACGATCGTATAAACCTTTTTGCCGACGGGCTCCAGAATTTTTCTTACCATATCATTGATCTCTTTGATCTGATCCCTTGATTTCACATGATACCCCTCGAAATTCACGAAGAAAAGGTTTTCATCGGGATAATAGGTCAGGCGCTCATTCAAGGGTATGCTGAGGAGGTCGTGTTCCAGGCCCATCGGTTGTGGATCGAATATCCGCTCATCCATCGGGCGCGGTTCTTTGATGATCGGTTTAAAGTCCATCAGCGCCAGTATATCTCTTTCGAGATCGATTCCGGGGGCTATTTCGATAAGCTCAAGCCCCTCTCTTCGTAAGGCGAAGACACATCGTTCGGTCACATACCGCACATACTGGTCCCGCTCCGCGCTGTATCTTCCACCAAAGGTCATATGTTCAACCTGGTTCACAAACTTTCTTGTTTTCCCCTCCTGGTCGATACGAAGTTTCCCATCGCTTACGGACACTTTCAGCCCGCCTGCCGTGAAGGTTCCGACAAAGATACATTTTTTCGCGGCCTGGCTGATGTTGATGAATCCTCCGCATCCAGCGAGCTTCGGACCAAACTTGCTGACGTTGACATTTCCGTCCTTGTCCGTTTCAGCCATTCCGAGACACGTGATATCCAGACCACCGCCGTCATAGAAATCAAACTGATACGGCTGATCGATCAGACAATCGGTGTTGGTTGCCGCACCGAAATTCAATCCTCCGGCAGGCACTCCCCCTATGACCCCAGGTTCGGCGGTCAACGTAAAGTAACTGATTATTTTTTCTTCATTCGCGATGTTCGCCACGCCCTCCGGCATCCCGATCCCAAGGTTGACAATATCATTCGCCGCCAGCTCAAAGGCAGCGCGCCTGGCAATGATCTTCCGCGCATCCATTTCCATGGGGGGCATGGATTTCAAGGGGATCTTCGTTTCGCAGCTGAAAGAAGGATTATACACCTCCGCAAAGGTCTGCCAATGGTTCTCGGGGCGCGCGACGACGACACAATCAACAATGATACCGGGTATCTTGACATTTCGCGCGTTCAACGTCCCCTTTTCAGCAATTCTTTCAACCTGCGCGATTACATACCCGCCCGAATTTCTTGCGGCCATTGCGATCGCAAGGTTTTCGTTTGTGAGCGCTTCTTTTTCCATGCTGATATTACCATCGGTGTCCGCCGTCGTTCCCCGGATGATCCCTACGTTTAAGGGAAGAAGTTTATACGAGAGATATTCTTTGCCGTCAAAGACGATGAGCTCCACCATATCTTCCGTTGTTATCGAATTGATCTTTCCACCGTCATTTCTGGGATCAACAAAGGTCCCCAGGCCGATGGTGGTAATGGTTCGCGGTTTGTGAGCGGCGATGTCCCTGAACATATGCGAAACCACCCCCTGGGGAAAGTTATAGGCAATGATCTTGTTTTCGATCGCCATTCTGCCCAGCTTCGGCGCCAACCCCCAATGCCCGCCGACAACCCGCTTCACCAGACCCTCATGGGCAAAATGGTTCAGTCCCCGTTCCTTTCCATCTCCCTGTCCCGCCGCGTACATGAGCGTGAGGTCTCTGGGGTGCCCCATGCTCAGAAAATATTCTTCAATTGCGACCGCGATCTCCTCGGCAAATCCCGCGCCGACAAAACCGCCCGTGGCTACGACGTCTCCTGTCTTTATGAGCTGAACCGCTTCACCCGCCGTCACTACCTTGTTTCGTGCCCGCATGGTACCGATGAGAACAGGATGACCGCTCGCCCTGCTCGTTAGGCCTTGATTAAGGGTCATGACATACCTCCGTTCAGAACATTTCGTTTCGATCGATAGTCAAAAAACATATCCATATTACTTCAATTTAGGAGGGCTGACCACAGCCTCCCCTTCAATAACCATAATTCCATCCTGGTTCGTGCAGGTGGTCTTCAGCCGGACCCTGTTTTTTTCGACCATGATCTCCGTAACTTCCGCACGTGCAGTAATGGTATCACCAATTCGTACCGGGGCCAGGAACTTGAGGCTCTGGTCCAGGTAGATCGTTCCCGGTCCGGGCAGCTTTGTCCCGATCACCGCTGAAATAAAACCTGCCGACAGCATGCCGTGTGCAATTCGAGCTTTAAAAAAGGTTCCTTTTGCGTAGTCCTCGTTGATATGTGCAGGGTTGAAATCTCCACTCACGCCAGCATAAAGGTACACATCCGCCTCGGAAACAGTTTTCGTGAATTCCGCCGAATCTCGCAGCCCAAGTTCTCCAATAGCCATTCCCTTCATTCTCAGTCCGCCTCCGCACGTGGCCGTTGTTTTGGGTGATTATGCAACATTTACTCAAAAACATTCAAGAATTATGCCAATGTAACCATGGGCGTAGTGCGGGGCGGGCAGGTTGAACCACATCAATTGTGGACCCACGCGGAAAAGAGCTGGCATTAAGATGAAATGTTATTGCGGACGAATTGACATAAGAGAGTGTATCAGTACAACTACGGGCGACCGGTTACGCCTCAAGATCGGGAGATATGTTATATTTCTTCATTTTCTTATAAAGAAGCGTCCTATGGATGCCGAGAAGCTCAGCTGCCTTCTTTTTGTTGTTCCCGGAGGTAGTGAGCGCCCTGATGAGGGCCTTCCTTTCGGCTTCTCCCTGAACATCTTTCAGTAACGGCTGTTTCTTTGTGATCGTCTCCCTTCGTCCCCCCCTCGTGTCACCACCTTTGCGGTACAGGTAAAAGGGCAGGTCGTCTCTCCCGATGACATTGCCATCGATTGACGAAAGGGTTCTCTCCAGCACATTTTGAAGCTCCCTGACATTTCCGGGCCAGTCATGATTCACCAGTATCTCCTCAGCCCCGGGATCAAAGGACACTTCAGTGATTCCCGCCTCCTCGGTGAGCTTATTTATTATATGTCTCGAGATGGGCATAATATCCTCCCTTCTCTCACGCAACGGAGGAATATGGAGTGATATGACATTCAGTCTGTAAAAGAGATCCATCCTGAACCTCTTTTCCGGTATCATTTCATGAAGGTCCTGATTTGTGGCAGCGATAAGGCGGAAATCGGATTTAATGACGGACGTGCCGCCTACCCGGGAAAATTCCTTTTCTTCGAGCACCCGCAGCAGTTTTGGCTGCATTTCAAGCGCCATATCTCCTATCTCATCGAGAAATATGGTTCCCCGATCCGCCAGTTCAAACTTACCTTTTTTACCGCTGCTGCTCGCACCGGTGAAAGCCCCTTTTGCATATCCAAAGAGTTCCGACTCGATCAGTTCCTTGGGGATGGCGGAACAGTTGATGCGTATCAATGGATAGACCTTACGCTGACTGGCATGGTGAATGGCATGAACAAAAAGTTCTTTCCCCGTTCCGCTTTCCCCCGTCACCAAAACGGGGAATGAATTGGCGGATGCCTTGAGGGCTTCCGCTTTCAAAGAGTTCATGGCTTCGCTGACACCAACGATGCTGTCAAAGGTATACCGGGCAGAGCGCAGGGTAAGAAGCTCTTCTTCATACTCTTTTACCTTTGATTCCAGAAGACAGAGTTTTCGCGCAAGTTTTGTAACATCTTTTACATCCTTGAACATTACCTGGCCGTACACTGCTATGACCTTGCCGTCCATTTTGATCGGGATCCGTTGCACCACCATGTTTTGTCCCATGATCAATTGAGAATGATTGATCTCTGACTTACCCGTCTTTGCCACGATATGCATGCGGGTATTTTCGACAACCTCGGTGCAGTGTTTTCCGATCTGATCTTCCGGATTGATATTGAGAAACTTGCCATATGCCTTGTTAAAATGGGTGATATAGCCCTCCGCGTCCGTCACCACAACGCCCTCGTGGATACTGTCGAAGATCATCGAGTACATATCGATCCGTTCGGCAATACCCTGAGGTCCAGGGCGGGTTTTCTTTTCCGGCATAGGATCCCTTCCTTTATGTTCAATTGTTTTATTGTATCAGGATGGCTACATGTACCATTATGGATACTTAAATAGTGTTCCCTCCATCTGTCAAGGAATTTTTTCAGCGGCGCGTCAATTCGTCACTATAGCGCGTCAATTCGTCGTTATGCCTGTCTATGCTGCTTTCTGTGGAACAGGAATTCCCCGGCTCATCCATGACTTATGCAATCCTGGTCTGGAAATTGCACTTGTGAAAATTGACTACTTGGCGCAATTCAGCTTCAACGACAATAATTATGGAAGGAAGAAGGAGGTAGATCAATGAGAAGAAGAATGTTTGTCATGGTCATGGCGATAGCGCTGGTCTTTTGCTTTTCCCTGGTATCGTCACCCGCAATCGCCGCACCGAAGGTGATCAAGTGGAAGATGACCTCCACGTGGCCACCCTCAATCGATTTGATCCGGGCGGATTATGCCTTTGTTGAAGCGGCTAATCAAATATGCAAGGGCCGCCTGGAAATCAAGTTTTATACCGGTGGAACACTGATGCCGTCATACGAGGTCTTTGACGCGGTGAGCAAGGGTACGGTTGAAGCCGCCGGTGACTGGCCCAACTACTGGGCGGGGAAGGACCCGGTTTTCGACACCCTTGGCTCATATCCCATGGGTATGACCCCAATGGATTATTTCGTATGGATCTTCGGTGGCGAGGGACACGCTATCTATGAGGAAGCCTACGGGAAGTTTGGAATGATGTACCTCGTAACAGGTGTTACCCCCATGGAGTGCGGCATTAGAAGCAACAAGCCCATCAAGTCGCTTGAAGACATCAAAGGCATGAAGATCAGGATGTCCGGTCAGACACAGGGCAAGCTCCTCAAGGATCTCGGGGCTGCACAGATAGCTATGTCGGGGCAGGAGATCTATCAGGCCCTGCAGAAGGGTGTCATCGATGCGGCAGAATTCTGCAGTCCTTCCTGCGATTGGGGTATGGGTTTCGGAGAAGTTACAAAGTACTGGGCCGTTCCGGGCTGGCATCAGCCGGCGTCCGTCATGGGTGTCATGATCAACAAGAAGGTCTGGGATTCGCTGGACGAAGACCTGCAGAAAGACCTCAGGTTTGCAGCCAAGGCCGCCTGCGTGAAATTCATAACAGGCCAGTACTACGACACGATAGAATACACGCAGAAGTTCATCGACAAGGGGATCGAGATCAACAGATATGATGACGAGGTCCTTGATAGAGTTCTGAAGCTGGTGAACGCTCATACCGAGGAAACTGCAAAGAACAATCCGCTTTTCAAAAAATCGATCAAGTCACAGATGCAGTTCAAGAAAGACTTTGCAAAGTGGCGGGAGATGGAAGCGCCCTTCAGTTTCGGATTTAACCCGAAGGAATATCCGAACCTGGATTGATCATCCCCGAGACTGCGTTACAGCAGGTGTAGAGGTTCCGGGGCTTTCGAGCCCCGGAACCTCACACCTTTCAACAGAAGAAAGAATGCTGACGGCCGTTTTATAAAACCTTTATCCCGATTATTTCGTTACCAGTGATCCTTAACAATTATTCTAACTATGGCTTCATATCAAAAAAAGGGACGAAGCATGTCTTTCAGGCATTTTAACTTGGGAATAATGATTCAGGCAGGGCCCACCGGGATGGGTGGCAGAGGAAGGAGGTGCCCATGAATTTTGCAAGAAACATATCCAAATTTTGCGACTCGATCAGTGAGTGGACGGGAAGGATATTCAGCTGGATAATCGTGCCTCTCGTGCTGCTCACGGTCATGGAAGTCATACTCAGGCGATTTTTCGGTTCACCTACCATATGGAGCTTTGAGGTGCTCAAGCAGCTCTATGGCCTCCACTTCATGATCGTCGCGGGTTTCGGCCTGCTTTACGGGTCTCATGTTTCGGTCGATGTATTCACCATGGTTCTCACGAAAAGGACGAAGGCCATCGTCGACCTGATAAGTTATGCCCTGTTCTTCTTCCCCTTCTGCATCGTGTGTGTCTGGCAGGGTTATTCCTTTGCTGCACGCTCATGGGCCATGAAAGAGACCACGTGGAGCGTCTTCGCGCCGCCGGTATATCCTATTAAAACGGTTATTATCATATCCTTCATACTGCTGCTCATACAGGGAGTATCAGAGATCATCAAACGAATCTATATCATAAAGGGGGTTGAACTATGATAGATATAAGCCCCGAAATGATCACGATTCTCATGTTCGCAGGTCTTCTGATCGGCCTCTTCATGGGTCACCCTCTTGCCTTCGTACTGGGCGGCCTGGCGGTAATATTCGGTTTGATAGGATGGGGGCCTTCAGTATTCTACATATTTATGAACAGGATATGGGGGACAATGGACAATTATGTCCTCCTTGCCATACCACTGTTCATTTTCATGGCACAATTGCTTGATCAGTCAGGCGTCGCCGAGGATCTTTTCAAGGCTCTGCGATATCTGATGGGTCAGACAAAGGGGGGCATAGCACTTGCGGTCATCGCGGTCTCCACTGTTTTTGCCGCCTGTACCGGCATAATCGGGGCCTCCGTTGTCACCATGGGTCTCCTTGCCATCCCAATGATGCGGAAGTACGGATACGACGAGGAAATGTCTTATGGCTCGATATGCGCCGGAGGTACGCTCGGTATATTAATACCTCCCAGCATCATGCTTGTCGTCATGGCGAGCGAGGCGACCCTTTCCGTGGGTAAATTATTTGCTGGTGCGGTAGTCCCCGGATTCATCCTTTCCGCCCTTTACATGGGCTATGTGGCGATACGATGCTACTTGAAACCGGAGCTCGGGCCACCCATAAGCAGGGAGGAGCGAGCGCGGGTCACAAACGCGCAGGTCGCCATGATGGTTCTGAAATCCCTTGTCCCTCCCATGATCCTCATTCTTGGTGTTCTGGGCTCCATATTCTTCGGTATCGCCACCCCGACCGAGGCCTCAGGCGTTGGAGCTTTTCTGGCGTTTCTCATGGTGATCGCCTACGGGAAATTCTCCTGGCAAGGACTGTACAGGGCAGTGGTGCAAACGGCCAAGACCAACACCATGGTGATCATCATTCTCTGCGGCGCCACCTGTTTCACCGGTGTCTTTCTCGGTGTCGGCGGAGGTGATGTGGTCACGGATTTCGTCATGGGATTGGGATTGGGTAAATGGGGTACCTTCTGGGTCATGATGGCGATCGTTCTGGTTCTTGGGATGTTCATCGACTGGATAGGGATCGTCCTCATCTGTTTCCCCCTCTTTCTGCCGATAGCCAAAGAGTTCGGTTTCGACATGATCTGGTTCGTTATCATGATAGCGGTCAATCTTCAGGCATCGTTCCTCACGCCGCCCTTCGGGTATGCCCTGTTCTATATTAAGGGGGTTGACCCTGACAGGATCGATATAAGAAAAGTTTACCGGGGCATCGTGCCCTTTGTATTGCTGATGCTGCTGGGGTTGGTCATATGCGCGTCCTTCCCGGGTGCCATCATGTGGCTGCCTGGCCTGATCGTTGATTGATATGAATTGTCTCTCGCTGTGCCCCCGCCATCGCGGCGCAACACGTTATTGACTTGACACCTGATACGAAAGGAGAATAAAAAACTCCATTACTAAGTGATGCCTTTCACAGCAAAAGGAGAGCAGTTGATGAGCAAAAAATCATACAAGGCGCTGAGGGTTACTGAAGCAGAAGATAATCGTTTCGTAAGGAACATCACTGACATGTCTTTCGACGATCTTCCCGAAGGTGACGTCATTGTCAGGGTGGTCTATTCCTCGTTGAACTATAAGGATGCGCTTTCTGCCACGGGGAACAGGGGCGTTACGAAGAAGTATCCTCACACTCCCGGAATTGATGCCGCCGGTGTCGTTGAAGAAAGTAAACGAGATGAATTCAAGCCCGGTGATGAGGTGATCGTTACGAGCTATGACTTGGGAATGAATACCGCGGGAGGTTTCGGCCAGTATATCCGCGTTCCCGCGGACTGGGTGGTCAGGCTTCCCGAGAATCTCACACTCAGGGAAAGCATGATCTATGGAACGGCGGGTTTTACGGCTGCCTTATCGGTATACAGGCTTGTAAACTACGGAATTACCCCGGAAATGGGTGATGTTCTGGTTTCGGGAGCTACAGGAGGTGTCGGGAGCATTGCCGTGTCCATTCTTTCAAAGATCGGGTACTCGGTCGTCGCCGTCAACGGCATCGTTGACGAAGCGGACTACCTGAAAGATATCGGCGCCCGATCCGTCATAAGTATCGAGGAAGCCACCGATCAGAGCCAGAGGCCTCTCCTCAAAGTAAGATGGGCCGGAAGCATTGATACTGTGGGAGGCGACATCCTCTCGACATCGATACGCTCGACCGCACCGGGCGGAGCGGTGACCAGTTGCGGCAACGTGGCCGCACCCGATCTGCCGCTCACCGTATTTCCCTTTATATTGAGAGGGGTATCGCTGATCGGCATAGATTCCCAGAACTGCCCCATGCCGATGCGGCAAAAGGCCTGGGATAAGATCGCGAGCGAATGGAAGATCCCCTGGCTTGACCGGCTGACCTCCGAAACATCTCTTGGAGAGCTGGATTCTAAAATCGACTTGATGATTCAGGGTAAGCACAAAGGGAGAATGGTCGTCCGCCTCTGGGACTGACGGACCCTGTCCAAAACCATTAAAACCTCGCTGGGCCCGGACACTCTATGAGTGCCGGGCCTTGTTTTTCCCTTCACACAGAGTATCGCACATCAGTAATGCATAACTTCACACAGAAACTGAAATGAGTCCCCTTTTTTTATTCCCAATGCGGTTCCCTTTTCTCGAGAAACGCCATGGCGCCTTCAAGGGCGTCACTGGTGGTAATAATTTCCTCGAAGATACGGGCACTCAATTCATACCCGCCGAGATCGCGATTTATTACTTCCTTCGTATATCGCGTTGCGCGGGGACCGGCCTTGCGCAGTTTTCCTATCATGGTAAAAATGGCGTCCATCAGTTTCTCATGCGGGACCACCTGGTTGATAAGGCCTATTCGTAATGCCTCCTGTGCCGGAATGCGCTCGCATGTCATGATAAGTTCCTTCGCCTTTGCCCTTCCGATCTCTTCGGCAAGTCTGATCATTGCGTATGGACAGGTCACGCCCCGGATCGGCCCTATGAAACCGAATTCGGCTTTTTCTGAGGCGATGATCATATCGCACATGATCGCGTATTCTGCGCCGTGTCCCAGCGCATAACCATTCACCGCCGCAATGGTTGGCAGGGGAAAATTGATAAGTTTAATGATCGGAGATTTACCTGATGCGGCGTCCAGCTCCCGGCGAATCATGGTAATCGCATTCTCGGGATTGCTGAAATCTGCTCCCGATGAAAAGAAATCGTCGCTGCCTGTCAGAACAAGGAATCGGACCTGTTTGTCTGCTTCAACCATATCAAGCGCCTTTCCCAACTCTTCGGAGAGCTCCAGCGATATGGCATTTTTCCTCCGTGGACGATTGAATCTTACAATTACCGTATCTTCCTTCTTTTCATAGAGGAGATTTTCAAATTCCATCTTTTCCCATCCTTTCTTTATGAGAAACATAAAAAATAGGCCACGGTCACTATTGACCCCCGCCGGTTCCATTTTTTACCGATCAGGCAATATACCGGATACCATTATTTCAAAAATGATGTTTCGTTCACGAGAGAAAACCCAACAAAAGACGGCAAAACAAGAGCATTATAAGAATTGTTTGTCAAGTTACTTTCTATGGTTGGCGGTTTAAGAAAAACTTTCAGCATTCAGCTGTCAGCTCTCAGTGGGGAAAGGAGAAAAGATTTAATTTTAAAATTACCCATTTCAGGGTGTTCTTGGAAATGATCAACATGAGAAAGTCTAGTGAAGTATTGAACTTTTATCAGACGTTAGTCAAAAGTCTCTGTCTGGGACGGTTTTCTGTTCAGTTATTGCTGATCAAATAACATTTTATTCACCCGCGGGAGGCAAATCCGGTCTGTTATCACTGATCCCCGCAAGATATCGGCGATAGTAGACGAGGAGCAGGAATGTCATGGGAAGGGCGATGATCAACCCGAATACGCCGAGCAGTTTTCCCCATACCGATAATGAAAGAAGAATCACGGCGGGATTCAGGCCCGTTACTTTTCCCATGATTTTGGGAACAAGAATGGTGTCCTGGATAACCTGAACGATAATAAACACCGAACTTGTTAAACCCAGAATGATCCAAATATTGGTTCCCGTTTCGAGGGAATAGGCAAGTGAAAGTAGAAAGGCGGGTATCAGGGCGATAAGTTGCAAATAAGGGACCATGTTGAGAAG
This genomic interval from Deltaproteobacteria bacterium contains the following:
- a CDS encoding FAD-binding protein, whose amino-acid sequence is MDGKIAQRLRAIVGEDNYLDSVEDLINYSYDASVDEALPEAVVLPETTEEIAEIMKLANSAGIPVTPRGAGTNLSGGTIPHKGGIVIALTRMKKILELSKENRYAIVEAGLTNLELQNEAHKLGLFYPPDPASWAVSTMGGNVGENAGGPRGVKYGVTRDWILGLKIVLADGRIINTGGITAKNVTGVDMTSLFCGSEGLLGIVSEITVKLLPIPPFRQSIQAFFPRIDGASGTVTRIIGSGIVPVALELMDSVVINMVEDSKKIGLPRNVQGVLLIMVDGPESECRRQSSMIEEICIDQGASHVDVAGTADEEEALWVARRAAFGVMSQKLPNCILEDVTVPVSRLPEMIKGIIKIGETYDLTIGVLAHAGDGNTHPMIVTDKRDTDEWERVEKAVSDIFHLAVDLGGTLSGEHGIGLSKKPFMHLIYNEHEFQLLRELKQILDPKGILNPGKITD
- a CDS encoding (Fe-S)-binding protein gives rise to the protein MDKPKPLLSAGTKEHVYHCAKCGLCLEVCPVYRELLVESASPRGKVQLAKHIIEGNLDITRHMSEILFSQCLLCGSCVAACPSGVDQAALFSGLRWRATERHGIPLVKKLFFYVLAHKWIMSSSAWFGRWARKIFSGLKIEDHILLGNLSLAGVPPFNKTFFNDETPEVVSASGGRKGRVLYFHGCATNYVFADIGHSVVSVLSRMGLDVTVPKGQSCCGLPVFLSGDRKTSLKCMEENLTLFARDEFDAVIVDCATCGSALRKEYPHILRELRDLGEPIGADMIEKAELLASKVRDVSEFVAEHMHWLPEMEHRGPEVRVTYHDPCHLLKGQGVGSEPRKILRAIPGIKFVEMNEAGTCCGGGGEFQIEHGETSALITERKLGNIYDVQAEVVATGCPGCNITIGAHLDKTKGIQVMHPLQLLQRALPDKK
- a CDS encoding universal stress protein — its product is MPLKIKRILYATDLSKNAAYAFRYAVDLAKNHDAEIYLLHVIEKLPPSHEAFVEYYLVKKDEKHHAKILAKSIERTRKRLAAFRDRELRDHPEVINKHVNIDVLEGYPVDEILSKAKKYDCDVIVMGTHGKGFIGHTLLGSVAERVLHRSHRPVIVVPLPEEETEASLPDF
- a CDS encoding acyl CoA:acetate/3-ketoacid CoA transferase, yielding MRARNKVVTAGEAVQLIKTGDVVATGGFVGAGFAEEIAVAIEEYFLSMGHPRDLTLMYAAGQGDGKERGLNHFAHEGLVKRVVGGHWGLAPKLGRMAIENKIIAYNFPQGVVSHMFRDIAAHKPRTITTIGLGTFVDPRNDGGKINSITTEDMVELIVFDGKEYLSYKLLPLNVGIIRGTTADTDGNISMEKEALTNENLAIAMAARNSGGYVIAQVERIAEKGTLNARNVKIPGIIVDCVVVARPENHWQTFAEVYNPSFSCETKIPLKSMPPMEMDARKIIARRAAFELAANDIVNLGIGMPEGVANIANEEKIISYFTLTAEPGVIGGVPAGGLNFGAATNTDCLIDQPYQFDFYDGGGLDITCLGMAETDKDGNVNVSKFGPKLAGCGGFINISQAAKKCIFVGTFTAGGLKVSVSDGKLRIDQEGKTRKFVNQVEHMTFGGRYSAERDQYVRYVTERCVFALRREGLELIEIAPGIDLERDILALMDFKPIIKEPRPMDERIFDPQPMGLEHDLLSIPLNERLTYYPDENLFFVNFEGYHVKSRDQIKEINDMVRKILEPVGKKVYTIVNYDNFNILPDLIDEYSEMVKGVVEDLYIHTTRYSSSAFARMKIGEALAEKKLIPHMYESREEAQKALKPEN
- a CDS encoding MaoC family dehydratase; the protein is MKGMAIGELGLRDSAEFTKTVSEADVYLYAGVSGDFNPAHINEDYAKGTFFKARIAHGMLSAGFISAVIGTKLPGPGTIYLDQSLKFLAPVRIGDTITARAEVTEIMVEKNRVRLKTTCTNQDGIMVIEGEAVVSPPKLK